The nucleotide window CTTATTTGTTTGATCCAAAAATTCGTATCTTTCCACTTaaatactaaacaaaaaccTCATTATAACAAATAACATCTCCACAAAGACCCAAATTAATCATAACTTGACGTATCAAAAATAACCGCTAGAGATAAAACTACTAAATATGATCCTCCAAAATACTCGTACCCTTAGCACTCATTCATCTATGATCATCAGACTGTTCCAATACTTCAtattcttgttctccagcttgaccataaaaaaatatctgaaaaatgttatagagataaaggatgagttatcaacaactcagtaagtataaaatatatgctagtatgtaaacatgagcattttcatagagttcagaatgcagaaacaaaacatttcagttttcaatatgcatatctcaaaaatacatattatcagaaaatcaaagCAATATTTCAAACagttcatattcagaaaccaacttttcatattcaaagtcTCCTTTGACACACCATGactaaatattttcatcttatcatgccataccaaaacatcatatcacaacaaagggccatgtttaacccccgtggtagggttgtgcatcctgcgaaaagccaaacagaacataaatcactatgaatatcaaagcgattgcactcagaacagaaatctactattatatcccatggtagagccagaggtcactattatatcccgtgaagGGCCAGATGTCACTATTCTATCCCGTGACAaagccagaggtcactattctATCCCATGAtggggctagaggtcactattatatcttgtGACTGGGCCATAGGTCACTATTGTATTCTATGACAGGGTCACATATCAGAgtaaaacagaatcagaatcacatattagaatcagagtcagagtcagaacagaatcagaaagtcatgccaaaagtttttaagatgtcatgtcatatcaaaatagagtactgaaatttagatcattctcacatgctgaaaacaaaagtcggagtATCTTTTcaaatcaatgcacaatttttcgtattctcaatatcattccttttgagatttcaaagcagaatgacaaaatttagctcatgtctacacaatgcatgtcagaaaatattttttctttttcgtacagatttcatgagtaatacaaATAAACGACCAAGGTTGGTTTTTCCTAAGTTTTCATTtgatcacaaaatatgcaaagttttcagaaagtcaacctcagtctcaataattcgtataAAACCTAGTATAGGAACTCCTCTTACCTAGGCTTCTTAGCTTATAAATTTTCCACAACAGTACTGAACATTtgtcaatcatcacctataaaaattcatgtaacttaaataaatctccaatgaacagataaatctcatattacacttgaagtacctattttaattcctcaaaaacttaagatttctcttaattctaaaatactaTCAAAATACTATCACTTCCTAAATTCCTTAATATCCACATAActataaaactcaaaatatttctaaaattgcataataatattagtaatagaTACAATTATGTCGTAAAATACATATCTGGTTTAAagactcattaaaacaaaattgattaaagTAGGAggacaaatatttcatttaataaaaatagactaattagtatctctttaaagagttcaaaatagaAATCCTGCACTACtatgtacttctaaaaatattaatacttataatatctttcaaatatttattcaatttgtatttaaaacaaaactcatacaaagtgaatttaacatataaaaactacaacatgatcaacttataaatattttgtttaaagcaCCAGTACATTGCCTTAGTTTATAAGCCCATACATATGTGCCCAAAATAGACTATAACCCacataaaacaaaactcaagctTTCAGATTCAATGAGCATAATATTAACTCATATGTTCCAAAAAAGGCAAATTGGTAAAACACCTAATATTATTTGAGTAACCGAGATTCACAAACACATGTATATTTCCTTCTTAAGAAACTACCACAAGACAAGTAAATCAGGAGATGAGCAACGACAAAGACTTACTCAAGGGAAACCGAGAGGCAACAAGCAGTAGCAGAACACGCACTCACGGCAAGCACCAAAAATCACCAAGATACGAGTGAAGCTCATGGTTTTAATGCAAAAACAGGGCACggcaaaaataaaacacaatagaGCAGTGAAGGACAGAACCAAAAGGGAAAGCAATGGGAATGAATCACAAGCATGAGCCACGAAATTAGTAAGGGAGAGTTAAGAGAAAGCACAATAATGGAGGCTCACGGACAGACCagcaaatggagagaaaaatagatgaaaaatatatgctAAAGATGAAGAGATTTGCACGGTTTTACAGCAAAAAGGGAAactgaaaattaaagagatgGAAATGGAAACATTACCAGCCGAAGATGGAGAAATGAGAGGTGGCGTTTGCTGACTTGTAGAGgggaaaaatctgaaaataagtTGGAGAGGGAGAAGGAACACTGCAGACAGCAACTCAAtgaaaacaaaggaaagaatGACATAAAATGAAGGAGAAAAGGAGAAGCTGTAGCTGCACCAATTGAAGAAAGgggaaagaaaattgaaatggaaAGCTAGAGAGGTAACGATGcaggagaagaaaagagaagaaggaacCCTGTGGCTGAATCAAATGACGCCATTTGGGCGAGTTTAGTGGGCTGGGTTGAAGGCTCACGGGTTGGGCTGGAAACCAAATGGGTTGGGGCccaaatgaaacaaaaacacACTCAAACAGGCCCAAGCCGAAAATAGAAAagtccaacaaaagaaaaaggcacactaaaaataaataagagccaattaaaaacactacaactcaatataaataaaataaaataattaaagtccaacaataaaattattcattaaagcaaagagcaaatttaaatgtaaacactaattaatatcaagaaagcacatcaaagtaatttcataacttaagaattataaaataaatccaacgagaaatccgataaatttaagacaagagaactaatatttaaattaattaaaaaaaaatctctcactAAAATATGGGATATCACAGTCAAAGACTAAGCCAAAACTTGATGTCCTTTTCAAATACCAGAGTATCAATTTCACAACCTGCCAATCAATCTTAATCGGATTAGCCATGTACCTGCTAACAACACTTACTGCCCATGAAATATCTATACGagtgcaaaccattgcatacataaTATTGCCTACTCCACTGGAATATGGAACACTAGTCATGAATTGTTCCTCCTCGTCTGTCTGAGGAGATAGAGATGCCGAGAGTTTTACTGATTTGGAATTAGATATTTCAAATCTCTCAAGAACGTTCTCAATGTATTTTTcctgggacaagtacaactttctAACTTTCTTATCTATGTAGATCTCCATacccaaaatcttctttgcaacacctaaatttttcatttcaaactcattactGAGTTGGATTTTTAACAAGCTAACATTCGACATGCCTTTAGCAGCAATAAGCATATAATCAATATAAagtagcaaataaatgaaaaatccaTCAGATAACTGCCTGTAATAAACCCAACTATCATAGCTACtcctcaaataaccatgatTAATCATAAAAAGAATCAAAATGCTCATACCATTGCCTCGAAGACTGCTTCAAAAAATAcaatgatttcttcaatctgcacacatGATCTTCTTTACCTTCAACAATGAACCTCTTTGACTGTTGCATGTAAATGGTCTCTTCAAGCTCATCATGCAGAAAAGCTATTTTAACATCAAGCTACTAAAGCTCTAGATCATACAAAGCAACCATTGAAAGCAATGGAATGAGCTATGTTTCACTACTGGAAAGAAAACTTCATTCAAGTTAACACATTCTCTCTGATTGTCGTCATTTGCAACTAAGTGTGCCTTGTACCTTACATCTGCAACAACCCTTCTTTTCTCTTGTAGATCCATTTGCAACCTGTCTTCTTCGGCAGCTTAACCAAATCCTAGGTTTGGTTATTGTGAATAGACTCAATCTCTTTAGTCATTATTGTGCACCACTGTGTAGACTCCTTACTCTTAACAACTTTTGAATAAATGGAAGGTTCCTGACCCTCAATGTTATTTGCCATAGTAAGTGCATACATCACCATGTTtgcatgagcatatctctgaggtgACCTGATCTACCTCCTTCATCTACCAGTAGCTATATGGTAGTCTTGCTCACCCTGTGCACCactatcagaatcagaatcatctGCATCAGCAACAACATGATCTTGGTTGCCACCTGGCACCTTTTGTGAAGCTTCAACCTACATCTCCACCTTCTTGCCATTACCTTGCTCTTCACCTGTAGACATAGTAAACTCATTTCTAGGATCAAGCATGGATTGTTCATCAAATACAACATCCCTGCTAATTACAAACTTGGGTGATTTAGGATCAGTACACCACTACCTAAATCCTTTCACCCCATTGGCATATCCAATGAATATGCCAttctttgcccttggctcaagCTTTCCttcattaacatgaaaatattcaagacaaataaaaaaccttcaaatttgaataatcaacAGGAATACCAGACCAAACCTTATTTGGAGTTTTCAAACCAATGGTTATGGCTGGAGAGTGGTTTACCAAACAGCAAGCTGTGTTGACTGAAGGCTCTCTCCAAGTGAGACTCATTCATCCGTTCAGCTACTCTATTTTGCTAtggagtatgtctaactgtGCGGTGCTTGACAATACCTTCATCTttgcagaattcatcaaactcacctccACAAAATTCCATACCATTATCAGTTCGAAATCAATTTACCTTCTTGCCtgtctgattttcaatcaaaacctTCCACTGTTTAAAGTTAGTAAATACATAGCTCTtttgtttcagaaaataaacctAACATGTTCTTGAGTAATCGTCAATAAAAGTGAGAAAATACTAAGCTCCACCTTTTGATGAATCAGAAGATGGGCACTAAAGATCATAATGAATATAATCTACAGTACTTTTAGTTTTGTGAACCCTTGTAGTAAACTGAATCCTGAACTGTTTCCCAAATACATAATGTTCACAAAATTCAAGCTTCTCTATCTTCTAATCCCACAACAAGCCCTTCTTACTCAGAATAAACATCTCATTCTCACTTATATGACCCAAATGCATGTGCCGCAAACAGGTCATGTCTGAGTCTAGATCATCTAAAATAGACACTGTAGCTGCATCTGTCACTTTATTGccctgaaggaaataaaaaccATCTATCTTATCTCCTTTTATTATAATCATGGAGCCCTTACTGATTATAatagctccaccttcaccaATGTACCAAAAATCCAGAAAAACAAGGATGCCCAAAGAAATATgacttttcttcaaatttgggaTGTGTCGGAAGCTAGACAAtcccatcaaacatcttaatacTAACAGAATCAATCCCAACAATTTTGCAAGCCATGTCATTCCCTATCAGAACAGAACCACTGTTGACTGGTTCATAGGAAGTGAACCAGTCCCTCTTGGGacatatatgaaaattacaagtTGAGTTCATGACCCACCTGTCACCAAAATGACTATTAGAGCTGCTAATTGCTAAGACAATGTCTGAATCATTAGACTTTTCTTCAGGAAAGATAACGACATTAGAGGAATTAGTACCTTCCTCTTTGTTTTTCAGCTTAGGACATTCATTCTTGTAATGACCAAACTTATGACAATAGtgatatttaacatttttctagTTAAACTTTGATTGTGATCTACCCCTAGATTTACCCATGTTCTTCTCTGAACCTCTCTCACTATATCTAGCCTTGCTAGTGAACCCTTAACAAACAAACCACTAGCTTGATTATACGTGTCCCTCAAATTCAATTTAGTTCTCAATCCCTTAGAATTCAAAGTAGATTTCATAACTGTCAAGGAAATAGTATCTCTAACATACAtcattaaattcacaaaattatcaaatgacATGGATAATgaacacaaaataattaagGCTTGATCCTCATTTTCAAGCTTAATGTCAATATCCCTCATATCCATAATAATgttatttaattcatctaagTGTTCAAGGATAGGATTATCTTCCTCCATTTTGAGTGTGTATAACTGTTACTTTAGATACAAATGGCTGGTGAGATATTTCTTCATATACAGGCTCTCAAGTTTAGTCCAAAGACCAGAAGCAGTCTCCTCATCAGCAACCTCTCTCAAAACTCCATTTGATAATGATAACAGAATAGTATTGTATgccttatcttcttcttctcttgacGATGTAAGGGAATCATCAGACACCTTCCCATCCAATACATTTGACAAACCTTGTTGTCGCAACAAAGCCTTCATCTTGACGCGCCATAAATTAAAGTTGTTATGACCGTCAAATTTCTTCACTTCAAACTTTGCCATAGCTATCCCTCAAGATCTCGCATAGAGCCTAGCTTGCTCTGATACTAGTTTGTTTGGATTAACTGGTTATCAAAGGCTAAGTTAAAGTGAAATAGcagaatcaaaagaaaaaaaattaacaatcatgcaaagaatatcaaaatttaagTGGTTTGGCTCAatgtgagcctacgtccactagCAGGGTCAGTCTCAATgaattcactatcaacaaaggtGGAGTACAAGAAATCAATCACAAAATCCTCAGTCCCAAAGAATAGACTCTTGGGATTCTCATAAGAGGACCTCACTCTCTCATTGTAAGTATTTTGCTACTCAAAAGgtgaaaaagtgaaaatacaataaaaacaatTCGTATTTATATTGAAATGACATAGAACCTTTAATACAAACATTTACTTGAGCAAACATTAGGGCTGGAGCTCACTCGAGCTGAGTGTGAAGCGAACTCTAGAGTTGACATCCTACTTGAGTTGACTGTCAAGAGGGTGTTGAGCGAACTCTCAGTTTAGTATCCCACTTGAGTTGACTATCAAGTAACTGATTAGCGAACTCACTGTCTAAAGCTTCGCTCTAGTGGCAGAGACACCGCTTGAGCGAATAATATGTAGAGGTAATTTTTCAACAGGAATTAAGCTACCTCTCAACAAAAGCACTTGAGAAAATGCTAGCTAGTATGATTGAGTGGAGATTATTGTTCAATAAATCCAAGTATTGGAGTGCCACAGGAAGAATCAAGGATTGCCCTTCAAGCTGGTTAGAGCGTAGATCTTGAAGCCAGATTAAAAGGAAGATTGAGAAAAAGTCATTCTAGAGTCACCAAGTAGTTGTTGTAGAGATTTAAGAATGGAAGTCCTACAAATTTGCTCATCTAATAGGGTATGTCTCCATGAATTTTGTTGTTTAAAAGGTCTAGAGAGCTTAACTGTGTTTCATTCATCAGGCAATCAGGAAATCTTTTCAACTTGTTAGAAGCCAATTTCAATTCATAAAGGCTGCCAGTGGTCAATAAAGAATTAGTTCTACTACATCCGATTGACAAATTGATGTGTGAGAGAACAATAACTTGAAGTTTGCTTATGTTGGAATGGCAATAAGCTCCAAAGAACCGTTCAAGTTCTTGAAAGAAAGATCGCACACCTCTAGCATTGGTAGGTGAGAAGGATCTTTCAAAAGTTCATCAAGTCGTCCAGAAAATTGATTGTTGTGAAGTTGGAGTTTTTGAAATGATGGAAGGGAAATAATGGAAACTGGAATACTCCCTTCTAGTGAATTGTAACTCAATTCAAGAACCTTCAAATCTAAAAGTTCTTCCCATCAGGTCTTTGTAACTCTATTCATGTATAGAGGTGTGAAAGTATTGTTTAGACTCTTGCTCATGCTGAATGATGGAGTTAGCTCAACAAATTTGTTGAATGACAGGTCCAAATAAAGCAATTCAGTGAGATTTTACAGTTGAATTCGGAATTTCTCCAATAAAATTGCATTTTGAGATTGCCAATAGAATATGGTAATGTCTTGGCAAATTTTGTTCAACTAAGATCCTGAGTTTGAAGAGATCCATTAGAAGTAAATTGTGGCAAGAAAGCTTCAAGCTCGTACTTGAATGACAAGTCAACTATTTGCAATGTCGGAATCTGGAAGATTCTTTGGGGGAAAGTTCCTGTTTCCACTCATATGAATAATAGAGAGagatttaggcctcgtttgttttcggagatgagatgagattaaagttaaaaagttgaataaaatattgttagagtatattttttaatattatttctattttgagatttgaaaaagttgaattgtttattttattttatattgaaagttagaaaaattgtaataattagatgagatgagatattttcccaaaacaaacgaggcctcaAGATTTGCTAAGGAAGAATCAAGAGGTCCTGAAAGATCACAATTCGACAAGCTCGATACTTTAAGATTTGGTAGTGAAAATGATAATGTTGGGCCCCACTCATATCCTTCCATTGCTACTCGAATTGTCAAGTCGACCCCAGATGGGCTCATTGCTTAGGTTGAGTCCGACAACATGTCCCTTTCCGCGAGTTTCACCTTCCCATGACCAACAATCGATTCTATGGTTCCAATTCACCAATTTTGTGGATAAAGCATTGCCGAATACGAGACTATTCTTCAGTTGGAGCAGCAAGCATTGTTGATTGCCAAGACATTGGAAAGTGAGCATATGGGCACCAAGAAAAGCCATGGAAAGAGTGGAATATTTCTCATTAGAGGCTGTAATAAGAGAACACCCACATAAAAATGAGTTagagaaattaataataatactgATGGACTCGAGAGAGCGAGATTGAAGAACATTACATTTTAGTCCTTTTGCCTTCGATGTACTTAGTTGTTGACAGAAAACAGTTCAGGTTCGCTTGACTTTGTTTAGATTTGATTACACTTGCTTTGGTCAATGAATAATGATGGTTTACTACTTGACTTTGACGGCTTTTCAAAAGCCCATGCGGAACAATAAGAATTGATCCTTGTatatatttggatagtgagatatttttaaatattctgttaataataataaaatattaaataatattgaatagtagtaaaaaataaatgaatgtaAGCATACCGAGTCCATCGTTGACTTGGTCGCCTACGCAAGTAATGTTCTGGTTTTTCACATCACCtaattaaaataaaccagaattttgatttttagaCTTCTTTTATGTTTCATTATTCCCTATGTTAGCTTTTGATTGGCTAACAGAAGAtgtatttattgatttattttcgaGTTTTTAAGAGTGGGTCTATGGTTAGAGTAACTCAAtctatcattcttttttaaagaaccAAACATTACGTCATACTTATTGGGGCGTCTCCAAATTCCGCTTTGAATTTGAGTATAATTTGAAACATCGGGGTATgcaacataaaattatatactcTCGTTTATAATTGAAGATGCAGTGtacctaacatgcatctagcatcaTATGCACTATTCgcaatgaataatttttttttagcaatacacaATATACTAG belongs to Juglans regia cultivar Chandler chromosome 8, Walnut 2.0, whole genome shotgun sequence and includes:
- the LOC108997749 gene encoding uncharacterized protein LOC108997749 gives rise to the protein MAKFEVKKFDGHNNFNLWRVKMKALLRQQGLSNVLDGKVSDDSLTSSREEEDKAYNTILLSLSNGVLREVADEETASGLWTKLESLDTISLTVMKSTLNSKGLRTKLNLRDTYNQASGLFVKGSLARLDIVREVQRRTWNECPKLKNKEEGTNSSNVVIFPEEKSNDSDIVLAISSSNSHFGDRDVVFDEQSMLDPRNEFTMSTGEEQDDSDSDSGAQGEQDYHIATGR